The nucleotide window AGACGCAGCGGGCGGAAGTAGGGAGGAGTTTCAATGCACCGCATCGAGACACAGGTCGAGGTCAATGCATCAGCCGAAACAGTCTGGTCGGTGCTTCTCGATTTCGCGGCATACCCAAGCTGGAATCCTTTCGTGCGCTCGATCGAGGGAAGTCCCGAGCCGGGGAAACAATTGAGAGTGTTTCTTCGGCCGCCTGGCTCAAAGGGCATGACATTTCGGCCCACGGTACTCACGGTTACACCAGGGCGAGAGTTTCGCTGGAAAGGGAAGCTTCTGGTACCGGGGCTGTTTGATGGGGAACACTTCTTTAGTCTTGAGCCACGGCAGGAGAATCAGGTTGTCTTTCACCATGGCGAGTTGTTCTCGGGGTTGCTCGTCCCCTTTCTCAAAGGCACGCTTGACGGTGCAACGAAACAAGGGTTTGTCGCCATGAATGAAGCGCTGAAGCGGGAAGCTGAGAAAAGGTGAGGGCTAACCCCTAGGAGGCCTCCGGTGTCAAGAGGACAGACGTGTGCACCGCGCGGGGGCGGGAGTGGCCGTCCGCGAGCGATTCCTGCTGAATCTGAAAAGATTTGTTTGAGCTGCGGTGGCTGACCCCGGGCGTTAGCCCGCACTTCTTTCTCAATGACTCAACGGAGATGCTACAGAAAAAGAGGCTTTCGCACATGCCTACCGAGAACGTCGAACGCAAGCTCGCAGCCATTCTCCATGCCGATGTCAAAGGCTACAGCCGTCTTATGGGCGAGGATGAGGTCGGCACGCTGCGGACGCTGGCCGCGTATCGTGAGGTCACGGATGCGTTGATTCAGCAACACCGAGGCCGGATCGTCGGTACGGCGGGCGATAGCATTCTGGCGGAGTTTGCCAGCGCCGTCGATGCTGTGCAATGTGCGGTGGACATTCAACCGGCCCTCAAAACCAGGAATGCCGATCTCCCGCAAGAGCGGCGGATGGAATTTCGTATTGGCATCAATGTGGGCGATGTCATCGTCGAGGGGCCACAGATTTACGGCGACGGGGTCAACATTGCGGCCCGCCTAGAAACTCTGGCTGAAGGGGGCGGAATCTGCCTCTCAGGGACGGTCTACGATCAGGTCGAGAATAAACTGACGCTGGCCTATGAGTACCTGGGTGAGCAGACGGTCAAGAACATCGCTAAGCCGGTGCGGGTGTATCGGGTAACGGCAGAAGAAGAAAGTCAAAAGGCAAAGGTCAAAAATCAAAAACCTGTCCTGAGTCCTTCGACTCCGCTCAGGATAAACTCCGTCGAAGGGGCAAAAGTAGAAGAGCCACAGCCGCGTAGAGTGCGCCCCGTCGTGTTCGTGCTCGTGTTCGGGAGCGTACTACTCGTCGCTGGGATCATCGCCGTTCGCTTTTTCCCCGTTCTTTCCCCGAGTCCCGAGCCACGAGCCACGAGCACTCAAGCTGCGCCGCCCCTGCCCGACAAACCCTCTATCATCGTCTTGCCCTTCGTGAACATGAGCGGCGATCCCGAGCAGGAGTATTTCAGCGACGGCATCACCGAAGACATTACAGCGGACCTCTCCAAAATCTCCGGCTTCTTTGTCATCGCCCGCAACTCGGCCTTCACCTACAAGGGCAAAGCTGTGAAGGTGCAAGAGGTGAGTCGGGAGATGGGAGTGCGGTATGTGCTCGAAGGCAGCGTGCGCAAGGTAGGGGAGCAGGTGCGAGTCACGGCGCAATTGATTGACGGTATGACTGGGGGACACGTGTGGTCGGAGCGCTACAACCGACCCCTCACGGACATTTTTGCCGTGCAAGATGACATTGTGCAGCAGTTGGTGACCACGCTGCGGGTCGAGGTACAAGCGGCCGAACAGGAGCGAGTGCGGCGCGTGCCCACGACCAACCTCACCGCGTATGACGC belongs to Deltaproteobacteria bacterium and includes:
- a CDS encoding SRPBCC domain-containing protein codes for the protein MHRIETQVEVNASAETVWSVLLDFAAYPSWNPFVRSIEGSPEPGKQLRVFLRPPGSKGMTFRPTVLTVTPGREFRWKGKLLVPGLFDGEHFFSLEPRQENQVVFHHGELFSGLLVPFLKGTLDGATKQGFVAMNEALKREAEKR
- a CDS encoding tetratricopeptide repeat protein, whose translation is MPTENVERKLAAILHADVKGYSRLMGEDEVGTLRTLAAYREVTDALIQQHRGRIVGTAGDSILAEFASAVDAVQCAVDIQPALKTRNADLPQERRMEFRIGINVGDVIVEGPQIYGDGVNIAARLETLAEGGGICLSGTVYDQVENKLTLAYEYLGEQTVKNIAKPVRVYRVTAEEESQKAKVKNQKPVLSPSTPLRINSVEGAKVEEPQPRRVRPVVFVLVFGSVLLVAGIIAVRFFPVLSPSPEPRATSTQAAPPLPDKPSIIVLPFVNMSGDPEQEYFSDGITEDITADLSKISGFFVIARNSAFTYKGKAVKVQEVSREMGVRYVLEGSVRKVGEQVRVTAQLIDGMTGGHVWSERYNRPLTDIFAVQDDIVQQLVTTLRVEVQAAEQERVRRVPTTNLTAYDAYLRGVEYLEPYTKEAIAKARQMFEQVIALDPQYAAAYALLSATYWRESVWNPDPQTRERALALAQQAVALDDTLSAAHLWLGMAYQMKTQHEPAIAGLEQAIALDPNSAEGYAGLGSVLNAAGRPVEAIGWLEKAMRFHPRYPFWYALQLGIAYRLTGRYAEAIATQKQVLLRNPNNEAPHVDLAVDYVEQWGAQLNQDPQTLEQALEAAQRAVALNDYWATHSVLGLVYLYQQQYEQAVAEVERAVALNPNVATPYAILADVLSRVGRADEALRAAEQALRLKPYTADSHLYPIGMVYAQVGRYTEALVPLQQFLTRYPNILGAHLNLAAVYSELGKEAEARAEAAEVLRLNPNFSLEVHKERVPIKDPVLLERHIAALRKAGLK